One genomic segment of Ferrimonas sp. YFM includes these proteins:
- a CDS encoding LamG-like jellyroll fold domain-containing protein yields the protein MRNWLVSVLLLLMVVGWPVTVWPALLDDQDFTEETLSRPDGQGWSGVVGLTFSEAGDRIYAWERDGRVWIIDESNPVSSPFLDIADEVLAWRDHGLLGFALDPQYEENGYVYIGYIVDRHHLLHCVEPASGVGEPICDSDYDPNLTIQVTQATIGRVVRYTAIKPQGASDFSGAISVDYASRKVLIGESPTTGMPMTHQTHGIGQLVFGTDGTLLVAFGDGASFSSTDVGSAEESAYLDALAEGILRPDENVGAYRAQMVNSHNGKILRIDPASGDGVASNPYYDGAAPRSPASRMWALGLRNPYRMSLKPGTGSHNPDDGNPGVLYVGDVGLSRWEEFLVVEGPNINFGWPAYEGMTIQSGYYFASPNSAQASEALGCDVKFTDLIVQETLSTPSFPNPCGSGQITSVPVFEHRRPSLDWFHDEPQTRYPAFDGSGAPVAVGVGEPVPGTTEVLTQGTPFAGNASTGGAWYLSGEFPETYHNTYFHGDFGGQWVRNFVMDDNNRVTQVRPFASDAGGVVFIATHPDDGRLYYISWATFIYRVSYAPGGNRVPTAVASATPNYGPSPLTVQFSSAGSSDPDNDNLSFAWQFGDGDNGSGASPSHQYSAPNDNPISFIATLTATDDGSPAQSDSDTVLVSLNNTPPQVSITSPVDGTLYPLGSDTLYDLTAQISDNEHGSGELSCAWQTVLHHNNHTHEDPVDNNCASQVQIAPAGCDGETYFYRISLTVTDAHGLSTTAVSTLYPDCDSASPPDANDDSATVAVGGTVEIDLLANDTDDTGINVNSLTLISQPATGLVTLLPGTGRVQYQPSITTSGSVSFQYRVADVDGFVSDPATVAITITLAGGTPVVATPVISPSGGDYTAPLAVTLSSSTSGVSFYYTLDGSDPDLSSPTSGGNLTLEESATLKVWGYRDGYVPSQVASETYQLTPPDNGFPINGLVGYWPLNEAGGTFIGDASGNGHDGQLSGASWVSGWDGGGLRFDGVDDRVVVPHSSQLAFTLFQSFSLTAWVQPDGGQGGWAGLVTKSRESAPWYGLWITSWDAWAAGGPNAIFDGPISGGWHHLALVQDALVDSRWLYVDGVLAGTLDAQFGEGSGELWFGGAAGVTEFFDGVLDEIRIYDRALTLQEVEALATTAPPAAGPVTSPDWVQISSGASVEIDVLANDSAIAGLDPSTVEVLTSPDQGNITAINSSTGVISYSHNGGSLDDGFSYRVQDTTGAWSAATAVSIAVEAYLPPTVTITSPQDGAQVSGNLLVQWQLTGDDTLYDHIHVRLDDNPHVTLHDTGLTSYDFGQVGPGEHSIDVWLVTPDHQPLANPEASDSVTVTVVDNSGGDPTLVGYWAMDSGSAQTAIDSSGNQNNGVILGAQVVTGRFGQGLSFDGVDDLVQVPHSSAFAFSSGDDFTLAFWAQGIGSQSGWSGVVTKSRDQEPWYGIWVASNRRWTSGGPQNISGSKISAGWHHLVLVQSGGSRYLYLDGALNAEGSAQQADGGGDLIFGGTLGVSEHFSGVLDEVRLYSRALDLGEVTSLYNLVPGAASVVALDDTASLGQGEGTSIDLLANDSATLGLDAGSVELMSAPAYGELQIDGVTGVASYQHDGSATTSDSFSYRVADLQGNLSNTAQVQLTIVPYVPPTVTITSPQEGAQLTGNLVVQWQTSGDQSGFDHIHVQLDDNPYVPLHDTGVTSYDFGPGTAGSHVMRVWLVDANHQALTNPEASDEVNVTWSEPSVVTPPVIDPNGGDFTSEVTVTLSADSGAAIHYTLDGSTPDAGSDLYQVPILVGQSLTLQAVAIVNGESSSVSSAQFNLDLPGDGLPSAGLVGYWPMDETSGSQLLDASGSGRVGDISGTTRVPGWAGNGLYFDGVDDLVRVAHDSQLAFGAAASFSLSVWVNLDGDQGGWAGMVTKSRDDSPWYGLWVASYDRWIFGGPANIKGPVAQTGWQQLTLIQDGAAGSRSFYLNGTLVGTGAAQSADGTGDLLFGGAGGVAEFMRGTLDEVRLYNRALSADEIQALATLAP from the coding sequence ATGCGCAACTGGTTAGTGTCTGTTCTGTTGCTTCTGATGGTTGTGGGCTGGCCAGTGACGGTCTGGCCGGCGCTGTTGGACGATCAAGATTTCACCGAAGAGACACTCTCCAGGCCGGATGGCCAGGGGTGGTCAGGGGTAGTGGGGCTGACTTTTTCGGAAGCCGGCGATCGCATCTACGCCTGGGAGCGTGATGGAAGGGTGTGGATCATCGATGAATCCAACCCGGTCTCCAGCCCGTTTCTGGACATCGCCGATGAGGTGCTGGCCTGGCGGGACCATGGCCTGCTGGGGTTTGCACTGGATCCTCAGTATGAAGAAAACGGTTACGTCTACATCGGCTACATTGTCGACAGACACCACCTGTTGCATTGTGTTGAGCCCGCCTCCGGGGTTGGGGAGCCCATCTGTGATTCCGATTATGACCCCAACCTGACCATCCAGGTCACCCAGGCCACCATAGGTCGGGTGGTGCGCTATACCGCCATCAAACCTCAGGGCGCCAGCGATTTTTCCGGTGCCATCAGTGTGGATTACGCCAGCCGCAAGGTGCTGATTGGTGAGTCTCCCACCACGGGGATGCCGATGACCCACCAGACCCATGGCATCGGCCAACTGGTGTTTGGCACCGACGGTACCCTGCTGGTGGCCTTCGGAGATGGGGCCAGCTTCTCCTCTACCGACGTCGGCAGCGCCGAAGAGAGTGCCTATCTGGACGCTCTGGCCGAAGGGATATTGCGGCCTGACGAGAACGTCGGGGCCTACCGGGCCCAGATGGTGAACTCCCACAACGGTAAGATCTTGCGCATCGATCCCGCCAGCGGTGACGGGGTGGCCAGCAATCCCTACTACGATGGTGCGGCGCCTCGCTCTCCCGCCTCCAGAATGTGGGCCCTGGGGCTGCGCAACCCCTACCGCATGTCATTGAAGCCCGGAACCGGCAGTCACAACCCAGACGATGGTAATCCGGGAGTGCTCTATGTGGGCGATGTGGGATTGAGCCGCTGGGAGGAGTTTCTGGTGGTGGAGGGGCCCAACATCAACTTCGGCTGGCCCGCCTACGAAGGGATGACCATCCAGAGCGGCTACTACTTTGCCTCCCCCAACAGCGCCCAGGCCTCTGAGGCCCTGGGGTGCGATGTAAAATTCACCGATCTGATTGTTCAGGAGACCCTGAGCACACCCAGTTTCCCCAACCCGTGTGGTAGCGGGCAGATCACCTCGGTGCCGGTGTTCGAGCATCGACGCCCCAGTCTGGACTGGTTCCATGACGAACCCCAGACCCGTTACCCCGCGTTTGACGGCAGCGGCGCACCGGTGGCCGTCGGTGTCGGTGAACCTGTGCCCGGAACCACGGAGGTACTGACCCAGGGGACGCCTTTTGCCGGCAACGCCTCCACCGGAGGGGCGTGGTATCTCAGTGGTGAGTTCCCTGAGACCTACCACAACACCTATTTTCACGGAGACTTCGGTGGCCAGTGGGTGCGTAACTTCGTGATGGACGACAACAACCGGGTCACCCAGGTGCGCCCCTTTGCCTCGGACGCCGGTGGCGTGGTGTTTATCGCCACTCACCCCGACGATGGTCGGCTCTATTACATCAGCTGGGCCACCTTCATCTACCGGGTCAGCTATGCCCCTGGAGGCAACCGGGTGCCCACTGCGGTAGCCTCAGCCACCCCAAATTATGGTCCCAGTCCTCTAACGGTGCAGTTCTCATCCGCAGGCTCCTCTGATCCTGATAACGACAACCTGAGCTTTGCCTGGCAGTTTGGCGATGGGGACAACGGCAGCGGCGCTTCTCCCAGCCACCAGTACAGCGCCCCAAATGACAACCCCATCAGTTTCATTGCCACCCTGACGGCCACGGATGATGGCTCACCGGCTCAGAGCGATTCCGATACCGTGCTGGTCAGCCTGAACAACACACCGCCTCAGGTGAGCATCACCTCTCCCGTCGATGGCACCTTGTATCCCCTGGGCAGTGACACCCTCTATGACCTCACTGCCCAGATCAGTGACAACGAACATGGCAGCGGTGAGCTGAGCTGCGCCTGGCAGACGGTGCTGCATCACAACAACCACACCCATGAAGACCCGGTGGACAACAACTGTGCCAGTCAGGTGCAGATCGCCCCGGCGGGGTGTGACGGCGAGACCTATTTCTACCGCATCAGCCTGACGGTTACCGACGCTCACGGCCTGTCGACTACGGCGGTATCCACCCTCTATCCGGATTGCGACAGCGCATCGCCACCCGATGCCAATGATGACAGCGCCACGGTGGCGGTGGGGGGCACCGTAGAGATAGACCTTCTGGCCAATGACACCGATGACACCGGCATCAATGTGAACTCTCTGACCCTGATCAGTCAGCCGGCCACTGGCTTGGTGACCCTGCTGCCGGGCACCGGACGGGTGCAGTACCAGCCGTCGATTACCACCTCGGGCAGCGTCAGCTTCCAGTACCGGGTGGCCGATGTTGACGGCTTCGTGTCCGACCCCGCCACCGTGGCGATCACCATTACCCTGGCGGGGGGCACCCCGGTTGTGGCGACGCCGGTGATCTCGCCCTCAGGGGGGGACTATACCGCGCCACTGGCGGTGACCCTCAGCTCCTCGACCTCCGGAGTCAGCTTCTATTACACCTTAGACGGCAGTGACCCGGATCTGAGTTCACCGACCAGTGGTGGCAACCTGACCCTGGAGGAGAGTGCCACCCTCAAGGTGTGGGGCTACCGGGATGGTTATGTGCCATCACAGGTGGCGTCGGAAACCTATCAGTTGACGCCGCCCGATAATGGTTTCCCCATCAATGGCCTGGTGGGGTATTGGCCGCTGAACGAGGCGGGGGGCACCTTCATCGGAGACGCCTCTGGCAACGGTCATGATGGTCAGCTCAGCGGGGCCTCCTGGGTCTCTGGCTGGGACGGCGGTGGCCTGCGCTTCGATGGTGTGGATGACCGCGTCGTGGTTCCCCACAGCAGCCAGCTGGCGTTCACCCTGTTCCAGAGTTTCTCTCTGACGGCCTGGGTCCAGCCCGATGGCGGCCAGGGAGGCTGGGCGGGTCTGGTCACCAAGTCCAGAGAGAGTGCCCCCTGGTATGGCTTGTGGATCACCTCCTGGGATGCCTGGGCCGCCGGCGGTCCCAACGCCATCTTCGATGGCCCCATCAGCGGCGGCTGGCATCATCTGGCCCTGGTGCAGGATGCCCTGGTCGACAGCCGCTGGCTCTATGTGGACGGCGTACTGGCCGGCACTCTGGATGCCCAGTTTGGGGAGGGCAGCGGTGAACTCTGGTTTGGCGGTGCTGCCGGCGTGACCGAGTTCTTCGATGGGGTGCTGGATGAGATTCGCATCTATGATCGGGCGCTCACCCTTCAGGAGGTTGAGGCACTGGCGACCACCGCGCCGCCAGCAGCCGGACCCGTTACCTCGCCAGACTGGGTGCAGATCTCCAGCGGCGCCAGCGTGGAGATCGATGTTCTGGCCAACGATTCGGCCATCGCCGGGCTGGATCCCTCCACGGTCGAGGTGCTGACCTCTCCGGATCAGGGCAACATTACCGCCATCAACAGCAGCACCGGGGTGATCAGTTACAGCCACAACGGCGGCTCCCTGGATGACGGCTTCAGTTATCGGGTGCAGGACACCACCGGCGCCTGGTCGGCGGCCACGGCGGTGTCCATCGCCGTCGAGGCCTATCTGCCGCCGACGGTAACCATCACCTCGCCCCAGGATGGTGCCCAGGTGAGCGGCAATCTGCTGGTGCAGTGGCAGCTGACCGGGGACGACACCCTCTACGACCATATCCATGTGCGTCTGGACGACAATCCCCATGTCACCCTGCACGACACCGGCCTCACCAGCTACGACTTTGGCCAGGTCGGCCCGGGCGAGCACAGCATCGATGTCTGGCTGGTGACCCCGGATCATCAGCCTCTGGCTAATCCCGAGGCCAGCGATTCGGTAACGGTGACCGTGGTGGATAACAGTGGTGGCGATCCGACCCTGGTGGGCTACTGGGCCATGGACTCGGGCTCGGCCCAGACTGCCATCGACAGCTCCGGCAACCAGAACAACGGGGTGATCCTGGGCGCCCAGGTGGTTACTGGCCGCTTTGGCCAGGGACTGAGTTTCGATGGTGTGGATGACCTGGTTCAGGTGCCTCACAGCAGCGCCTTTGCCTTCAGCAGTGGCGATGATTTTACTCTGGCGTTTTGGGCCCAGGGCATTGGCAGCCAGTCCGGCTGGTCCGGGGTGGTGACCAAGTCCAGAGATCAGGAGCCTTGGTACGGCATCTGGGTGGCGAGCAACCGCCGCTGGACCTCAGGTGGGCCACAGAACATCAGTGGCAGCAAGATCAGTGCTGGCTGGCACCATCTGGTGCTGGTTCAGAGCGGCGGTAGTCGTTACCTCTATCTGGATGGGGCGCTCAATGCCGAGGGCAGTGCCCAGCAGGCCGATGGCGGCGGCGATCTTATCTTTGGCGGCACCCTGGGGGTCAGTGAACACTTCAGTGGTGTCCTGGATGAGGTTCGCCTCTACAGTCGCGCCCTGGATCTGGGGGAGGTGACCAGCCTGTATAACCTGGTGCCGGGCGCGGCCAGTGTGGTGGCATTGGATGACACAGCCTCCCTGGGACAGGGCGAGGGCACCAGTATCGATCTGCTGGCCAACGACAGCGCCACACTGGGGCTGGATGCCGGTTCCGTGGAGCTGATGAGCGCGCCCGCCTATGGCGAACTGCAGATTGATGGGGTTACCGGCGTGGCCAGCTATCAGCATGATGGCAGTGCCACCACCTCCGACAGCTTCAGTTACCGGGTGGCGGATCTTCAGGGTAATCTGAGTAACACCGCCCAGGTGCAGCTGACCATAGTGCCCTACGTGCCGCCGACGGTGACCATCACTTCACCGCAAGAGGGGGCTCAGCTGACCGGAAACCTGGTGGTGCAGTGGCAGACCTCCGGCGATCAGAGCGGTTTCGACCACATCCATGTGCAGCTGGATGACAACCCCTATGTGCCTCTGCACGACACCGGGGTGACCAGTTACGACTTCGGCCCGGGCACGGCAGGCAGTCATGTGATGCGGGTGTGGTTGGTGGATGCCAATCATCAGGCGCTCACCAACCCGGAAGCCTCGGACGAGGTCAACGTGACCTGGAGCGAACCTTCGGTGGTGACCCCGCCGGTGATCGACCCCAATGGCGGCGACTTCACCTCGGAGGTGACCGTGACCCTGAGTGCGGACTCCGGTGCGGCTATCCATTACACCCTGGATGGGTCGACCCCGGATGCTGGCTCCGATCTCTATCAGGTGCCGATTCTGGTGGGTCAGAGCCTGACTCTTCAGGCGGTGGCCATAGTGAACGGGGAAAGCAGCAGCGTCAGCTCGGCCCAGTTCAACCTGGACCTGCCGGGAGACGGCCTGCCCAGTGCCGGATTGGTGGGGTACTGGCCCATGGATGAGACCAGCGGCAGCCAGCTGCTGGATGCGTCGGGCTCAGGACGGGTCGGTGACATCAGCGGCACCACCCGGGTGCCCGGCTGGGCCGGCAACGGCCTCTACTTCGATGGGGTGGATGACCTGGTGAGGGTGGCCCATGACTCTCAACTGGCCTTTGGTGCCGCCGCCAGTTTCTCCCTGTCTGTCTGGGTGAACCTGGATGGGGATCAGGGCGGCTGGGCCGGTATGGTGACCAAGTCCAGGGATGATTCACCCTGGTATGGTCTGTGGGTGGCCTCCTATGACCGCTGGATCTTCGGCGGCCCCGCCAACATCAAAGGGCCGGTGGCTCAAACGGGTTGGCAGCAGCTGACCCTGATCCAGGATGGTGCCGCCGGCAGTCGCAGCTTCTACCTCAATGGCACCCTGGTGGGCACCGGCGCCGCGCAGTCCGCCGATGGAACCGGAGATCTGCTGTTTGGTGGAGCGGGTGGCGTTGCTGAGTTTATGAGGGGCACCCTGGATGAGGTGCGCCTGTATAACCGGGCCCTGAGCGCCGATGAGATTCAGGCGTTGGCCACTCTGGCGCCTTGA
- a CDS encoding group 1 truncated hemoglobin produces MSSTLYELLGGETGITQIVEDAVNAHLNNPVIQSRFQHGANIERAKKMSVEFFCAGSGGPQSYSGRDMVSAHQGMNISEQEFMAVVDDVLHALDKNAIGAEARQQVLSILYGLKGQIIRI; encoded by the coding sequence ATGTCTTCCACACTGTACGAACTTCTCGGCGGAGAAACCGGCATCACCCAGATTGTGGAGGATGCGGTCAACGCCCACTTGAACAACCCGGTTATTCAGTCCCGCTTCCAGCACGGTGCCAATATCGAACGTGCCAAAAAGATGTCAGTGGAGTTTTTCTGTGCCGGTTCAGGGGGGCCCCAATCCTACTCGGGTCGGGATATGGTCAGCGCGCACCAGGGGATGAACATCTCCGAACAGGAGTTCATGGCGGTCGTGGATGACGTACTGCACGCACTGGATAAGAACGCCATAGGAGCGGAGGCACGCCAGCAGGTGCTGAGCATTCTCTATGGCTTGAAGGGTCAGATAATCCGTATCTGA
- a CDS encoding type I restriction endonuclease → MAMDFIDRLQALAKKLEQVKETLATEEATKNALVMPFLHSVLGYDVFDPTEVIPEFTADTGTKKGEKVDYALMKDGEVQILIECKKYGEQLTSKHASQLFRYFSVTRARLAILTNGAQYEFYTDLDAPNKMDEKPFLTLDLEDIDEHAVPEVKKLTKSSFDVESVVGAAGELKYLNQIKKLLSEQFKDPEEDFVRFFASRVYSGVLTAKVKAQFLEITTKALKQFLNDSINERLKSAMGSDAPSKVAEMVEPEEAVQADSEELDTEKPKIVTTEEELEGYNVVKAILRQRVDVGRIAYRDTQSYFGVLLDDNNRKPLCRLRFNAKQKYLSIIKVDKSEERKPISSVDDIFSFSEDLLKTVDFYE, encoded by the coding sequence ATGGCTATGGATTTCATAGATCGTTTGCAGGCCCTGGCGAAGAAGCTGGAGCAAGTGAAAGAAACGTTGGCAACTGAGGAAGCCACCAAGAACGCCTTGGTGATGCCATTCCTTCACTCGGTGCTTGGGTATGATGTCTTCGACCCCACAGAGGTTATCCCGGAGTTTACTGCGGATACAGGAACGAAGAAGGGGGAGAAGGTTGACTATGCCCTGATGAAGGATGGAGAGGTTCAGATCCTGATCGAATGTAAGAAATATGGTGAACAGCTAACTTCAAAGCATGCGAGTCAGCTATTCAGGTATTTCTCTGTAACGAGGGCACGATTAGCCATTCTGACAAATGGTGCTCAATATGAGTTTTATACTGATCTTGATGCTCCGAACAAAATGGACGAAAAGCCATTCCTGACTCTAGACCTTGAAGACATTGATGAACACGCGGTGCCAGAGGTTAAGAAACTGACAAAGTCCTCCTTTGATGTGGAATCTGTTGTGGGTGCCGCAGGGGAACTGAAGTACCTGAATCAGATCAAAAAGCTGCTGTCCGAGCAATTCAAGGATCCAGAAGAGGATTTCGTTCGCTTCTTTGCAAGCCGTGTTTACTCAGGAGTACTGACAGCCAAGGTAAAGGCGCAGTTTCTTGAGATCACCACTAAGGCTCTGAAGCAGTTTTTAAATGACAGCATTAATGAGCGACTCAAGTCAGCTATGGGCAGTGATGCGCCATCAAAGGTCGCCGAGATGGTCGAGCCAGAGGAGGCTGTTCAGGCCGATAGTGAAGAGCTGGATACCGAAAAGCCCAAGATTGTTACGACTGAGGAAGAGCTAGAGGGCTACAACGTTGTTAAAGCCATTCTCCGCCAGCGGGTTGATGTTGGCCGCATAGCCTATCGCGATACTCAAAGCTATTTTGGTGTCCTCCTGGATGACAACAATCGAAAACCTTTATGTCGCCTCAGGTTCAACGCAAAGCAGAAGTACTTGAGTATCATTAAGGTGGACAAATCTGAGGAGCGTAAGCCCATAAGCTCGGTCGATGACATATTCAGTTTTAGTGAAGACCTGCTGAAGACGGTGGACTTCTACGAATAA
- a CDS encoding DUF6538 domain-containing protein, producing the protein MGFSNTSKSHSAPYLFQSRHGIWYARVVVPKYLRSQVGQRDLKQSLRTRCRREAIQRSWQVLDTLAAKARGKEPTVDQQLLIAPQSRAQAPVAPPQFEPIKQPKDDSPKLSEVIKLFTAEKLKVNAWKPHEVAHNEFAYRELELSIMAQTMLGLSKNPTKACQ; encoded by the coding sequence TTGGGCTTTTCAAACACTTCTAAATCGCACTCAGCACCCTATCTGTTTCAGTCCAGGCATGGCATCTGGTACGCCCGTGTGGTTGTTCCTAAATACCTTCGTTCTCAGGTAGGCCAGAGAGACCTCAAGCAATCCCTTCGTACTCGTTGCAGACGAGAGGCCATCCAACGCTCTTGGCAAGTCCTCGATACCCTCGCAGCTAAGGCCAGAGGTAAGGAGCCAACGGTTGACCAGCAGCTCTTAATAGCGCCACAGAGCAGGGCACAAGCTCCTGTTGCGCCTCCACAGTTTGAACCTATCAAGCAACCTAAAGACGACTCTCCCAAGCTCTCAGAGGTCATCAAGCTATTCACCGCTGAGAAGCTGAAAGTCAATGCTTGGAAGCCTCACGAGGTAGCACACAACGAGTTTGCCTACAGAGAACTTGAGTTATCGATTATGGCCCAGACAATGCTGGGGCTGAGTAAAAATCCAACAAAAGCTTGTCAGTGA
- a CDS encoding DASS family sodium-coupled anion symporter: MDKKMIILLCDVALFAALIAWLPFDPEINKGLAMLVCIAILWLTEAIHISITALLVPVLAVALGIFTMPKAMANFSNPIIFLFFGGFVMAAALNAQGIDKLIASKVINMAKGKLAVATLMLFSVTALLSMWISNTATAAMMLPLALGMLSQLDREENHRTYVFVLLGVAYSANIGGIGTLVGSPPNAIAAAEVGLSFFEWLEYGIPVVLLLWPLAIGALYFFVKPNLNQSFNFRASEGRLTGHAKCTLAVFALTVAAWIFSKPLSQALGGIAKFDTFVALSAVGALGILRLVKWKQIENTTDWGVLLLFGGGLTLSGVLKTTGTSVFMAEQVTNLFGSSHLALFILATTVFVVLLTEFASNTASAALLVPVFASIAEALGISSVMLSMVIAFSASCAFMLPVATPPNAIVFGAGYIRQTEMIRAGVMINVIAIAVIYGLSLILW; the protein is encoded by the coding sequence ATGGACAAGAAGATGATTATCCTGTTGTGCGATGTGGCGCTGTTCGCAGCCCTCATCGCCTGGTTGCCATTTGACCCTGAGATCAACAAAGGATTGGCGATGCTGGTGTGCATTGCGATCCTGTGGCTGACAGAGGCGATTCACATCAGCATTACCGCTTTGCTGGTGCCGGTGCTGGCGGTGGCACTGGGGATATTCACCATGCCTAAGGCGATGGCCAACTTCTCCAACCCGATCATCTTCCTGTTCTTCGGCGGCTTTGTTATGGCCGCTGCCTTGAATGCCCAGGGTATCGATAAACTGATCGCCAGCAAGGTGATCAACATGGCCAAGGGTAAGCTGGCTGTGGCGACCCTGATGCTGTTCTCCGTAACCGCGCTGCTGTCCATGTGGATCAGCAACACGGCCACCGCGGCGATGATGCTGCCTCTGGCCCTGGGGATGCTGTCTCAGTTGGACAGAGAGGAGAACCACAGAACCTATGTGTTTGTGCTGCTGGGTGTGGCCTACAGTGCCAACATCGGTGGCATTGGCACCCTGGTGGGCAGCCCGCCAAACGCCATCGCTGCCGCCGAGGTGGGGCTGAGCTTCTTCGAGTGGCTGGAGTATGGCATTCCTGTGGTTCTGCTGCTGTGGCCCCTGGCCATCGGTGCGCTTTACTTCTTCGTTAAGCCCAACCTCAACCAGAGCTTTAACTTCCGTGCCAGCGAAGGGCGACTGACTGGCCATGCCAAATGCACCCTGGCGGTGTTTGCCCTGACCGTAGCGGCCTGGATCTTCTCTAAGCCCCTGAGTCAGGCGCTGGGAGGCATTGCCAAGTTCGATACCTTTGTGGCACTCAGCGCGGTAGGGGCCCTGGGCATTCTGCGACTGGTGAAATGGAAGCAGATTGAGAATACCACCGACTGGGGTGTGCTGTTGCTGTTTGGTGGCGGCCTGACTCTGAGTGGTGTGCTGAAAACCACGGGAACCAGTGTCTTTATGGCGGAGCAGGTCACCAACCTGTTCGGTTCCTCCCACCTGGCCCTGTTCATTCTGGCGACCACGGTGTTTGTGGTGCTGCTGACCGAGTTTGCCAGTAATACCGCCAGTGCGGCCCTGTTGGTGCCGGTGTTTGCCTCTATCGCCGAGGCACTGGGGATCTCGTCGGTGATGTTGTCGATGGTGATTGCCTTCTCCGCCTCCTGTGCCTTCATGCTGCCGGTGGCAACGCCGCCCAACGCCATTGTGTTTGGAGCCGGTTACATTCGCCAGACCGAGATGATTCGAGCCGGTGTGATGATCAACGTTATCGCCATCGCGGTCATCTACGGCCTGTCACTGATTCTCTGGTAA
- a CDS encoding ComEA family DNA-binding protein gives MIKHLILCSALMSAPLFVHAGEAPQAAAEQMQININTANAEQIAAQMKGVGLSKAKAIVAYREQHGPFKDLAQLAEVKGIGKKTLEQNSGRLQL, from the coding sequence ATGATAAAACACCTGATTCTATGCTCAGCACTGATGTCTGCCCCCTTGTTCGTCCACGCCGGGGAAGCCCCTCAGGCCGCCGCTGAGCAGATGCAGATCAACATCAACACCGCCAACGCCGAGCAGATAGCGGCTCAAATGAAGGGAGTGGGACTGAGCAAGGCTAAGGCGATCGTCGCCTACCGCGAACAACACGGCCCCTTTAAGGATCTGGCTCAATTGGCCGAGGTGAAGGGAATAGGAAAGAAAACACTGGAGCAAAACAGCGGACGGCTTCAGCTCTGA
- the galU gene encoding UTP--glucose-1-phosphate uridylyltransferase GalU — MHNQSVKKAVIPVAGLGTRMLPATKAIPKEMLPVVDKPLIQYVVNEAIDAGITEIVLVTHASKNSIENHFDTSFELEATLEKRVKRQLLDEVQAICPKGVTIMHVRQGEAKGLGHAILCARPLVGDTPFAVILPDVLIDDSAADPKRDNLAQMVSHFEQTHASQIMVESVPDSEVSSYGIVDLGGTELLHGDTAPIKKMVEKPEPEESPSNLAVVGRYVLSASIWPLLGKTPPGAGDEIQLTDAIDMLLDQEPVCAYAMKGRSHDCGSKLGYLKANVEYGMRHPQLKEEFLAYLKHLGKSL, encoded by the coding sequence ATGCATAACCAGAGCGTCAAAAAAGCCGTCATCCCCGTTGCCGGGCTGGGCACAAGAATGTTGCCGGCCACCAAGGCCATTCCCAAAGAGATGTTACCCGTGGTGGATAAGCCCCTGATCCAATATGTGGTCAACGAAGCGATCGACGCCGGCATCACCGAGATCGTGCTGGTGACCCATGCCAGTAAAAACTCCATTGAGAATCATTTTGATACCAGCTTCGAACTCGAAGCGACGCTGGAGAAGCGGGTGAAACGCCAACTGCTGGATGAAGTCCAGGCGATCTGCCCCAAAGGGGTTACCATCATGCACGTTCGTCAGGGGGAGGCTAAGGGCCTGGGTCATGCCATTCTCTGTGCCCGCCCCCTGGTCGGCGACACCCCCTTCGCCGTCATCCTGCCCGACGTGTTGATCGACGACAGTGCCGCCGATCCGAAACGCGATAACCTGGCGCAGATGGTAAGCCACTTCGAACAGACCCACGCCAGCCAGATCATGGTGGAGTCGGTGCCAGATTCTGAGGTCTCCAGCTACGGCATTGTGGATCTTGGGGGCACCGAGCTGCTGCACGGCGATACTGCGCCCATTAAGAAGATGGTGGAGAAGCCTGAGCCGGAGGAGTCCCCCTCCAACCTGGCCGTCGTCGGCCGTTACGTCCTGTCCGCCAGCATTTGGCCTCTGCTGGGCAAAACACCGCCGGGCGCCGGCGATGAAATTCAGCTGACCGACGCCATCGACATGCTGCTGGACCAGGAGCCTGTCTGTGCTTATGCCATGAAGGGAAGAAGCCATGACTGCGGCAGCAAGCTCGGCTACCTCAAGGCCAACGTCGAATACGGCATGCGCCATCCGCAGCTTAAAGAGGAGTTCCTAGCTTACCTAAAACACCTCGGCAAGAGTCTCTGA